The following proteins are co-located in the Vigna unguiculata cultivar IT97K-499-35 chromosome 9, ASM411807v1, whole genome shotgun sequence genome:
- the LOC114162916 gene encoding uncharacterized protein LOC114162916: protein MPLDEEWCCRKFENGLRGDLRLMVAPLSIKDFAALVEKARVMERMKVEVEAQQQPQQKVSGPSGSRPRVEEKRKPYARPHPQPQGEGHFGRDCPTLRRTVARPSPQTPSQTSGQSQQRKGGGRPQATGRVFAMTGSEATGSGNLVIGCCVISGKSCCVLFDSGATHSFVSESCMRKLGLPVCELPFDLVVSTPASGLVRTSSVCARCPVEVEGRVYIVNLICLPLQGLDVILGMDWLSANHVLINCREKKLLFSNSEEPELLSSHGVMKEI, encoded by the exons ATGccgctcgatgaggagtggtGCTGCAGGAAGTTTGAAAATGGTCTCAGAGGAGACCTTCGGTTGATGGTGGCCCCgctgtccatcaaggactttgcggcCTTGGTGGAAAAGGCCAGGGTCATGGAGCGTATGAAGGTAGAGGTGGAAGCCCAACAACAACCACAACAGAAAGTTagcggaccatctgggtccaggccaCGAGTTGAAGAGAAGAGGAAGCCATATGCTAGACCTCACCCACAGCCACAGGG GGAGGGCCACTTTGGTAGAGATTGTCCTACTCTGAGGAGGACAGTGGCACGACCCTCACCACAGACTCCGAGCCAGACTTCGGGGCAGTCTCAGCAGAGGAAGGGAGGCGGCAGGCCTCAGGCTACAGGTAGGGTTTTTGCGATGACCGGGTCAGAGGCAacaggttcaggtaaccttgtgattggttgttgtgtgatatCTGGCAAGTCTTGTTGCGTGCTttttgattctggagcgacacactcatttGTGTCAGAGTCTTGTATGCGAaagttgggtctgccggtgtgtgaGCTACCGTTTGACCTCGTGGTATCTACCCCGGCGTCTGGGTTGGTTAGGACTTCCTCTGTGTGTGCTAGATGTCCAGTTGAGGTAGAGGGGCGCGTATACATAGTCAATCTCATATGCCTCCCTCTGCAAGGACTTgatgtgatcttgggaatggattggctctctgccaatcatGTTCTCATAAACTGTCGGGAGAAGAAGCTGTTGTTCTccaactcagaggagcctgagttgttgtCTTCTCATGGGGTTATGAAGGAAATCTAG